In Lolium perenne isolate Kyuss_39 chromosome 5, Kyuss_2.0, whole genome shotgun sequence, the sequence CATACAAAGACCAGAAAAAGAAATACTTACGACAACATCAAACCCAAAAATCGTTAGTCCAAGTGATTCCTTAAGAAATTTTGCAGCCTTTTCCACTAGATCGATGTCCAGAGATTTGTTATCTTGTACCCTGTTCTGCAGTAGCTGCTCCTTGGTAGCCACTGGAAGAGTCTTCAGACTGTGAAGGCAAATTCAACTATAATTTGGCATCAAAGCGTAGAATTCAACAGATGAATGTGAAAGGCATCCAATACCGTGCCAATACATAAaactgttcctagtgtacctgtTAAATGTAAGAGGTTCATCTCCTGATGACGATTTTAGCAAACTTGCATTGGGCATGGAGTTCTTGACGGCATGGAAAACCTTGTCTCCAATTACATAAAACTTAAATATCTTGGATCCATGATCAATGTATTCCTACATTACGCAAATAAAATCTACACATTTCAGTTCGCAAACTGTAGTTAATAGGCACAGAGCTGCAGAGTGAAGTGAGAAGTTGAAGCACAGAGCTCAACAGGACAGGAAGTCAACATGAGATGTCTAAAAGTGTCAAGGTTGCAGTACATAGTGATGTAAAAAGTTAGTAACATAGTACTGTAGGGTGAAGATGCGAAATGATTAATTGCCAGAACATATAATGCATGCATCAAGAGTCTATCAGAGATGCCTATTTCCCTGCAAGACATCATCAGAGGGAGAAAAGGCAGAAAGTTCTACCTGTAGAATAGCTGGAAGAGGCACACTAAGGTTGCTAAATTCTTCGACTTGAAAAACTAATGCCTGCAGACAACAATTTTCAGTCAGATGCATAAGAAAAACAAATTCAACCCTAGCTAAAAGGGATTAAGTAGCACAATGAGTGCCCTAACCATCTTCATGTGAATGGTGACGAGAGGATATGACTGGAAATTCATGCATACCACAACATTCAACTGATACATGAATATAAATACAAAGAGAACAAGCTACCATATTGTGCGCATCCGCAACTCCACATGCTACTTGTGGCTTCACGATGAGTGGAAATGATAAATTAGTTTCTGCCAGTTGCTTGTGTAATTCACTGCCATGGAAGTTTTTTACCTGAGTTGCAAAATAGCAAGGAAACTCAATATGCAATACAAAGTTAATCATAGGTAAGCTTAAGAGAAATGCAAGGAAAATAAATGCTCTTCAGAAGTGCAATAAAACAGGATCGCCTAAAGATGGGAGATGTCAGTAACAAACAACATAAAAGCACTAAAGTCAGACTTCTGCATAAGTGTATTTCAGATAAAAGGACCTTCAAAGAATGGGGTGCTCTGAGTTTGGGCCTTCCTTCAGTGCCAAGTTCTTGCAATCTAACTAGAATTTCTTGAATCTGAAGACGATCCAACAATGGGGAAATGTTTTTGAATGGATCAATGATACAAAAATCAGGGTACTCTTCCATAAACCTGCTTAACAAAGAGGGTTCTAGTGAAAACATAACAAGTTTAACTGCTCAAAAATAGTAAACTAAGATTACCAATTATTATACAGCAAGTTATCATATACATATGCTCATGCATCAAAAAGGGACACTATTAGACTTGTTTGCTATTTGTTGCTTTGGTAATGATATCCCATGTACATATCTTCATATCAAACTACCATCACATATGTAATATGTTCCTTCAAAAAGAACCTCAAGTGGCAACCTATCTTTTCCCTTGCATTGTTTGTTCCTTCTTTAGTGAAACACAAGTAGATGGTAGAAAATTCAAAACCTGACCTGATAAAAAACAAACAATTGCACCAATAGAGTACAAGATAATAACTGTGCATTAGGTTTTACACTGTATTTGTAGGCACTTTTCAATAACTGGGTTGATCCAACGCAAATCTTTTTAATACAGAAAAAACTAGTACTACCGAGACTCCAAAAAGCATGGTTCAGTTAAAAAAGATATGCATAGAACATATTAACATGTAAATCCATTGGATTACCTCCTGCGAATCTTACTACCTTATAATTTCAGACATTCCTGCAGAAAATGAGATCCCCTTGGGAAAACTGATGGAGCAGTTTGGGTCAATGCTGACGATCTCATCAGTCATTTTGTGGAGGATCATGTCAACTTCATTAAGTTGAGAAGCTAAAGGAAGTTCAAATGAGAGTGGGACGAAGATAAGCCCATTTTTACTAGGATAAAGTGGGAATGCTCCTCTCTGCAACAATATAGGAATATTGATGCACCAGTAAAGATCAAATACTATGTAGTCAGTAACATACACTATATAAAACTTGCCTTGGCAAAGTCTTGTTCACGGGATTGTTTCATTGCATAGCCAACCATCAAAACAGATGAGCTAGCTATTTCCTGAACAAAAGAACACTTGTAAATTCAAAGTTACTGCACAACACGAGTACAAAGGAAATGCCTAAGCAGACACCAATAGCAATTTCACCTTTTTAATTAAAGTAGCCAAATTGAGAAGCAGCTCTTCAGGCTTGCTAATGTTTACAACTCCAGAATCCTTCGTTTTGTGTTCATTATCTGAATCAAAAGAAGAATATCAGTAGCCCTCATAGGGCAAAAATAACACCTCCTTCTAGTATGTAAAACAGCATATGTTACACAGAAGTATATCATGAATGAAGTACTAATGCAAAACGACTTCCTGGAAACAGCATGAGGAGGATAATTACCATCTCATCCTGGTGTATGCTTACCTACAGCAATAACTCTCCACTTATGACTCTGAAGTGCAGAAAATAAATCTTCATCCACTCTGGAAGTAGCATAAAAACAGGAACTTGATCTGCTCCATTCTAACATCGACTCATCTAGTAAAATGTTCCCACTTGGAGCAGGTAGTAATGTATATCCAAAGGAGTGCGCATTCGCTGTCTTTTCCAGAAAATCTGACTAATAAAAGCAACAGAAAAGCCCTGTGTAAGCGTATACTACTTTTAGAATGATGAAATACATTTACAGCACAATGCCTTCTAAAAGAACGGGAATATAGTGGTGCAAACTTGCGATGGCAGGGATTTATTTCATTGGGGATAATATAAAAATATTAGCACAGTAGACTGAGAGTTAGGAAAGGTTTTGGCCAGAAATGTTGCAGGTTTTAACTGCACAACGGGTACCAAGAGAATACCTTTTCAGATATCGAGAGTGATAAGTGCAAGTGCAGCATTTGGAAATCAATCTATATCTTGAGTCTGTCAGGGCATATGGTGGAATGTCTGGACATTTTATTGGCTTATTATAGAATGATTGTAAATATGTTGGTTACCAAAGCACTAAATGAAAACGTGCCAAAAGATCTGAAGTGATCATGCAGCTTAACTTGTAACCACTTCCACTTCAAGTATACTATGTACAGACTCCATCATAAGCAGTATCActgagatgaatcagaaacaataat encodes:
- the LOC127302451 gene encoding inositol-tetrakisphosphate 1-kinase 6, whose product is MAVERPVRLVLDASLLLDPVEGGGTGEVAPALRPGAEALLRRLRYSNLGVAICGPKEMPMNVSDFLEKTANAHSFGYTLLPAPSGNILLDESMLEWSRSSSCFYATSRVDEDLFSALQSHKWRVIAVDNEHKTKDSGVVNISKPEELLLNLATLIKKEIASSSVLMVGYAMKQSREQDFAKRGAFPLYPSKNGLIFVPLSFELPLASQLNEVDMILHKMTDEIVSIDPNCSISFPKGISFSAGMSEIIRFMEEYPDFCIIDPFKNISPLLDRLQIQEILVRLQELGTEGRPKLRAPHSLKVKNFHGSELHKQLAETNLSFPLIVKPQVACGVADAHNMALVFQVEEFSNLSVPLPAILQEYIDHGSKIFKFYVIGDKVFHAVKNSMPNASLLKSSSGDEPLTFNSLKTLPVATKEQLLQNRVQDNKSLDIDLVEKAAKFLKESLGLTIFGFDVVVQEGTGDHVIVDLNYLPSFKEVPDSEAMPAFWDAIRQSYESKKGKGQT